The following proteins come from a genomic window of Solwaraspora sp. WMMA2065:
- a CDS encoding MFS transporter has protein sequence MTTPTTGSSAPPADRATFRDLFAVGEFRALFASFGIFMIGETVKMLALSVLVYQRTNSPLLAALAYVAGFLPSVVGGMFLLAYADRWRPRTVMVGYDLIRVVTVAVLALGVVPPVGALALVFTVGLVSPVAAAARTALLPDLLAGDRYVLGRALFTITAGATQVLGFAVGGALIGLLGPYGALWATAVTCLTSAVLIRFGLSDRPARVFGAAATGGAVRETWRVNRRLLADPPVRGLLLATWLPSSLLVGAEGVVVPYAGGEGAAGVLFMAAAGGMLLGDLVVGRGVAPARREALTPWLALLLGVPMLAFVAELGLVTAAVLFGAATFGFSYHLGLARRFLDAVPADRRGQAFGLSHMGMMTGQGLAAGAAGLVAEWVAPGLVMAGFGALSLVATLLLWRQLRVPRMNVPRHA, from the coding sequence GTGACCACCCCCACCACTGGCAGCAGCGCGCCGCCGGCCGACCGGGCCACCTTCCGGGACCTGTTCGCGGTCGGCGAGTTCCGGGCGCTCTTCGCCAGCTTCGGCATCTTCATGATCGGCGAGACGGTGAAGATGCTCGCCCTGTCCGTGCTGGTCTACCAGCGGACGAACTCGCCGCTGCTGGCCGCGCTGGCCTACGTCGCCGGCTTCCTGCCCAGCGTGGTCGGTGGGATGTTCCTGCTGGCGTACGCCGACCGCTGGCGGCCCCGGACGGTGATGGTCGGCTACGACCTGATCCGGGTGGTCACGGTGGCGGTGCTGGCGCTCGGGGTGGTGCCGCCGGTCGGTGCGCTGGCGCTGGTGTTCACCGTCGGGCTGGTGTCGCCGGTGGCGGCGGCGGCCCGTACCGCGCTGCTGCCGGACCTGCTGGCCGGCGACCGGTACGTGCTGGGCCGGGCGTTGTTCACCATCACCGCCGGGGCCACCCAGGTCCTCGGGTTCGCTGTCGGCGGTGCGCTGATCGGCCTGCTCGGGCCGTACGGCGCGTTGTGGGCCACCGCGGTGACCTGCCTGACGTCGGCGGTGCTGATCCGGTTCGGGTTGTCCGACCGGCCGGCCCGGGTGTTCGGGGCCGCCGCGACCGGTGGCGCGGTACGCGAGACGTGGCGGGTGAACCGGCGGTTGCTCGCCGACCCGCCGGTACGCGGTCTGCTGCTGGCCACCTGGCTGCCCAGCTCGCTGCTGGTCGGCGCGGAGGGGGTGGTGGTGCCGTACGCCGGTGGTGAGGGTGCCGCCGGGGTGCTGTTCATGGCCGCGGCCGGCGGGATGCTGCTCGGGGACCTGGTGGTGGGCCGTGGGGTGGCGCCGGCCCGGCGGGAGGCGTTGACCCCGTGGCTGGCGTTGCTGCTCGGGGTGCCGATGCTGGCCTTCGTGGCCGAGCTCGGCCTGGTGACGGCGGCGGTGCTGTTCGGGGCGGCGACGTTCGGGTTCTCGTACCATCTGGGGTTGGCCCGGCGGTTCCTGGACGCGGTGCCGGCGGACCGGCGCGGCCAGGCGTTCGGGTTGTCCCACATGGGGATGATGACCGGGCAGGGGCTGGCCGCCGGGGCGGCCGGGCTGGTCGCCGAGTGGGTCGCGCCGGGGCTGGTGATGGCCGGTTTCGGGGCGCTGTCGCTGGTCGCCACGCTGCTGCTGTGGCGGCAGCTCCGGGTACCGCGCATGAATGTCCCCCGACACGCCTAA
- a CDS encoding fumarate hydratase produces the protein MSSAAPFSHTPLLPTGDDLTEYRLISDEGVDVVHGPGGRRFLTIEPAVLTALTAEAMHDIAHYLRPAHLAQLRAILDDPAASPNDRFVALDLLRNANIAAGGVLPMCQDTGTAIVMGKRGRHVLTDGTDERAIAQGVYEAYTKLNLRYSQLAPITMWEERNTGTNLPAQIELYAEDPGGQPDAYKFLFMAKGGGSANKSYLYQETKALLNPTRMMQFLEEKLRLIGTSACPPYHLAIVVGGTSAEFALKTAKYASAKYLDNLPTSGSIGAHGFRDVELEAQVLELTRQFGIGAQFGGRYFCHDVRVVRLPRHGASCPVAIAVSCSADRQAVAKITPSGVWLEKLETDPARFLPDVTDETLAADQSADADVVRVDLNRPMAEIRAELSKYPVKTRLSLTGPLVVARDIAHAKIAERLDAGEPMPQYLRDHAVYYAGPAKTPEGYASGSFGPTTAGRMDAYVEKFQAAGGSHIMLAKGNRSAQVTRSCGTHGGFYLGSIGGPAARLAQDCIRHVEVLEYPELGMEAIWKIEVEDFPAFIVVDDKGNDFYAEVTKPVLTVGRR, from the coding sequence ATGAGCAGTGCCGCCCCGTTCTCCCACACCCCGCTGCTACCGACCGGCGACGACCTGACGGAATACCGCCTGATCAGCGACGAAGGCGTCGACGTCGTGCACGGGCCGGGCGGGCGACGGTTCCTCACCATCGAGCCGGCGGTGCTGACCGCGCTGACCGCCGAGGCGATGCATGACATCGCTCACTACCTGCGCCCGGCGCACCTGGCCCAGCTGCGGGCGATCCTCGACGACCCGGCCGCGTCACCCAACGACCGGTTCGTCGCCCTCGACCTGCTGCGCAACGCCAACATCGCGGCCGGCGGAGTGCTGCCGATGTGCCAGGACACCGGCACCGCGATCGTGATGGGCAAACGCGGCCGGCACGTGCTCACCGACGGCACCGACGAGCGGGCCATCGCCCAGGGCGTGTACGAGGCGTACACCAAGCTGAACCTGCGCTACTCGCAGCTCGCGCCGATCACCATGTGGGAGGAGCGCAACACCGGGACCAACCTGCCGGCCCAGATCGAGCTGTACGCCGAGGACCCGGGCGGTCAGCCGGACGCGTACAAGTTCCTGTTCATGGCCAAGGGCGGCGGCTCGGCCAACAAGTCGTACCTCTACCAGGAAACCAAGGCGCTGCTGAACCCGACCCGGATGATGCAGTTCCTGGAGGAGAAGCTGCGGCTGATCGGCACGTCAGCCTGCCCGCCGTACCACCTGGCGATCGTCGTCGGTGGCACGTCGGCTGAGTTCGCGCTCAAGACCGCCAAGTACGCCAGCGCCAAGTACCTGGACAACCTGCCGACCAGCGGCAGCATCGGCGCCCACGGCTTCCGCGACGTCGAGCTGGAGGCGCAGGTGCTCGAACTGACCCGCCAGTTCGGCATCGGCGCGCAGTTCGGCGGGCGGTACTTCTGCCACGACGTACGGGTGGTGCGGCTGCCCCGGCACGGTGCCTCCTGCCCGGTGGCGATCGCCGTCTCCTGCTCCGCCGACCGGCAGGCCGTCGCCAAGATCACCCCGTCCGGGGTGTGGCTGGAGAAGCTGGAGACCGACCCGGCCCGCTTCCTGCCCGACGTCACCGACGAGACCCTCGCCGCCGATCAGTCCGCCGACGCCGACGTGGTCCGCGTCGACCTGAACCGGCCGATGGCCGAGATCCGCGCCGAGTTGTCGAAGTATCCGGTGAAGACCCGGCTGTCGCTGACCGGCCCGCTGGTCGTCGCCCGGGACATCGCCCACGCGAAGATCGCCGAGCGGCTGGACGCCGGTGAGCCGATGCCGCAGTACCTGCGGGACCACGCCGTCTACTACGCCGGCCCGGCGAAGACTCCCGAGGGGTACGCGTCCGGCTCGTTCGGCCCGACCACCGCCGGGCGGATGGACGCGTACGTGGAGAAGTTCCAGGCCGCCGGTGGCTCGCACATCATGCTCGCCAAGGGCAACCGGTCCGCGCAGGTCACCCGCTCCTGCGGTACGCACGGCGGCTTCTACCTCGGCTCGATCGGCGGCCCGGCGGCCCGGCTGGCCCAGGACTGCATCCGGCACGTCGAGGTCCTCGAATACCCGGAGCTGGGCATGGAGGCCATCTGGAAGATCGAGGTGGAGGACTTCCCGGCGTTCATCGTCGTCGACGACAAGGGCAATGACTTCTACGCCGAGGTCACCAAGCCTGTCCTCACCGTCGGCCGCCGCTGA
- a CDS encoding SDR family oxidoreductase, producing the protein MTETKATTGTKTALVTGANKGLGYEIAAGLGVKGYRVAVGARDAARGEAAVKTLYAAGVDAFAVPLDVTDDRSVTEAAQLIERTAGGLDVLVNNAGIAGETGPGWEQDPTTLDLDAVRQVVDTNVYGVIRVTNAMLPLLRRSPSPRIVNISSSVGSLTWQSDPEINVGPIMAAYSPTKTYLNAVTVHYVRQLAGTDILINTACPGLVATDFTGGVGRPVQEAAATPIRLATLPDGGPTGTFVNDDGSIPW; encoded by the coding sequence ATGACCGAAACGAAGGCCACGACCGGAACGAAGACCGCGCTGGTCACCGGCGCGAACAAGGGACTCGGCTACGAGATCGCCGCCGGGCTCGGCGTGAAGGGCTACCGGGTGGCGGTGGGAGCGCGCGACGCCGCCCGCGGCGAAGCGGCCGTCAAGACGCTGTACGCCGCCGGCGTCGACGCGTTCGCCGTACCGCTGGACGTCACCGACGACCGCAGCGTCACCGAGGCCGCGCAGCTGATCGAACGCACCGCTGGAGGACTTGACGTCCTGGTCAACAACGCCGGCATCGCCGGCGAGACCGGGCCGGGGTGGGAGCAGGACCCGACCACGCTCGACCTCGACGCGGTCCGCCAGGTCGTCGACACCAACGTGTACGGCGTGATCCGCGTGACCAACGCGATGCTGCCGCTGCTGCGCCGGTCGCCGTCGCCGCGCATCGTCAACATCTCCAGCAGCGTCGGCTCACTGACCTGGCAGTCGGACCCGGAGATCAACGTCGGCCCGATCATGGCGGCCTACTCGCCGACGAAGACGTACCTCAACGCGGTCACCGTGCACTACGTGCGGCAACTCGCCGGCACCGACATCCTGATCAACACGGCCTGTCCGGGGCTGGTCGCCACCGACTTCACCGGCGGTGTCGGGCGTCCGGTCCAGGAGGCCGCTGCCACCCCGATCCGGCTGGCCACCCTGCCCGACGGCGGCCCGACCGGCACGTTCGTCAACGACGACGGCAGCATCCCCTGGTGA
- a CDS encoding LysR family transcriptional regulator: METRELRYFVTVAEELHFSRAAERLGIAQPPLSRAIAQLERRLGVTLLDRDRRRVALTDAGQVLLDEARVILAATAAAARRTRRAAGGANRLTLVTKAGAGHELLQRLLDAHAVEPDAAEIDVLLCGMGDQARMLRDGRADAALMQRPFDSLTGFDTEDLLTEQQVAILPAGHPLATRTSLTMAGIGDVPGLPVARWPRPDGTYEPGPGPEIHDQSQLAQLIALGHTMAVLCASSRSWLWSAHTAVPLTDAPHVTTVLAWLPDNRSRAVAGLVRTATQL, encoded by the coding sequence CTGGAGACCCGTGAGCTGCGGTACTTCGTCACGGTCGCCGAGGAGCTGCACTTCAGCCGGGCGGCCGAACGGCTCGGCATCGCCCAGCCGCCGCTGTCCCGGGCGATCGCCCAGCTCGAACGCCGCCTCGGCGTCACCCTGCTCGACCGAGACCGCCGAAGGGTGGCACTCACCGACGCCGGTCAGGTGCTGCTCGACGAGGCCCGCGTCATCCTGGCCGCCACCGCGGCGGCGGCGCGGCGTACCCGCCGCGCCGCCGGCGGCGCGAACCGGCTGACCCTGGTCACCAAGGCCGGCGCGGGCCACGAACTGCTGCAGAGGCTGCTCGACGCGCACGCCGTCGAGCCGGACGCGGCCGAGATCGACGTGCTGCTGTGCGGCATGGGCGACCAGGCGCGGATGCTGCGCGACGGCCGCGCCGACGCCGCCCTGATGCAGCGGCCGTTCGACTCGCTCACCGGCTTCGACACTGAGGATCTGCTGACCGAGCAGCAGGTCGCGATCCTCCCGGCCGGGCATCCGCTCGCCACCCGTACGTCGTTGACCATGGCCGGCATCGGCGACGTGCCGGGGCTGCCGGTCGCCCGCTGGCCGCGCCCGGACGGTACGTACGAACCCGGACCCGGGCCGGAGATCCACGACCAGTCGCAGCTGGCCCAGCTGATCGCCCTCGGGCACACCATGGCCGTGCTGTGCGCCTCGTCCCGGTCGTGGCTGTGGAGCGCGCACACGGCAGTGCCGCTGACCGACGCGCCGCACGTCACCACCGTGCTCGCCTGGCTGCCGGACAACCGCTCCCGTGCCGTCGCCGGGCTCGTCCGGACCGCCACCCAGCTGTGA
- a CDS encoding PQQ-binding-like beta-propeller repeat protein — translation MAKGSAPCVKCYLAFALVVVIVLAATGVWNPFPGLWDWVNRSQPLADPDVTWQQRVGGTPRGVTITERAVIVEHRLKVEGRSITSGNQVWEHKADWAAVAGDGSDQVVATGELLTDGYQVLNPATGAVLRADDAAIAVWTYRDALLDVRCAGPRDCTLTAWDPRGKTPRWTSQLPGMGFVLFADNPKLVTSRPLTADDVADDAGGPKTMPTVLGFPIDGRIHVVETRTGQVLQELEEDRHERIVVFAGRVFSLVATPRDGACYYTARGIDPVTDLPVWQRTGINLRTADRIGCAQRDNPTGGANVLAGIAPDMRETVIDAYDGRVLWTGSAGQELRAVDDRYALTRSADGETLQAYVLPTPTPRWTRPMHPDAQLALTRHAALVVDRKPDRVVALDPATGTELVNLRTSAEVLAVGPRGMVIGDGREIGYVRFAGAATTPPVGGPDDPADPGGPDPGPTCGGAKQEQCPAKG, via the coding sequence ATGGCGAAGGGGAGCGCGCCGTGCGTGAAGTGCTACCTGGCCTTCGCGCTCGTCGTGGTCATCGTGCTCGCCGCCACCGGCGTCTGGAACCCGTTCCCCGGCCTGTGGGACTGGGTCAACCGCAGCCAGCCACTGGCCGACCCGGACGTCACCTGGCAACAGCGGGTCGGCGGAACGCCGCGCGGCGTCACCATCACCGAACGCGCCGTCATCGTCGAGCACCGGCTCAAGGTCGAAGGACGCAGCATCACCTCCGGCAACCAGGTCTGGGAGCACAAGGCCGACTGGGCGGCGGTCGCCGGTGACGGCTCCGACCAGGTGGTAGCCACCGGTGAACTGCTCACCGACGGCTACCAGGTGCTCAACCCGGCCACCGGTGCCGTGCTGCGTGCCGACGACGCCGCCATTGCCGTCTGGACCTACCGCGACGCGCTGCTCGACGTACGCTGCGCCGGCCCACGCGACTGCACGCTGACCGCCTGGGACCCGCGCGGCAAGACTCCACGGTGGACCTCCCAGCTGCCCGGAATGGGCTTCGTGCTGTTCGCCGACAACCCGAAACTGGTCACCAGCCGACCGCTGACCGCCGACGACGTCGCCGACGACGCCGGCGGCCCGAAGACCATGCCGACCGTTCTCGGCTTCCCGATCGACGGCAGGATCCACGTCGTCGAGACCCGCACCGGGCAGGTCCTGCAGGAGCTGGAAGAGGACCGGCACGAACGGATCGTGGTCTTCGCCGGCCGGGTGTTCAGCCTGGTCGCCACCCCACGCGACGGTGCCTGCTACTACACCGCGCGGGGCATCGACCCGGTGACCGACCTGCCCGTGTGGCAGCGGACCGGGATCAACCTGCGCACCGCCGACCGGATCGGCTGCGCCCAGCGGGACAACCCGACCGGCGGCGCCAACGTCCTCGCCGGCATCGCCCCCGATATGCGGGAAACCGTCATCGACGCCTACGACGGGCGGGTGCTGTGGACCGGCTCCGCCGGGCAGGAGCTACGCGCCGTCGACGACCGGTACGCGCTGACCCGCTCCGCCGACGGCGAGACCCTCCAGGCGTACGTGCTGCCCACCCCGACACCCCGGTGGACCCGCCCGATGCACCCGGACGCCCAGCTGGCCCTCACCCGGCACGCGGCCCTGGTCGTCGACCGCAAACCGGACCGGGTCGTCGCCCTCGACCCGGCCACCGGCACCGAGCTGGTCAACCTGCGTACCTCGGCGGAGGTGCTGGCCGTCGGACCGCGCGGCATGGTCATCGGCGACGGCCGGGAGATCGGCTACGTCCGGTTCGCCGGTGCCGCCACCACCCCGCCGGTCGGCGGCCCGGACGACCCCGCTGATCCCGGCGGCCCCGACCCCGGCCCCACCTGCGGCGGCGCCAAGCAGGAGCAGTGCCCGGCCAAGGGCTGA
- a CDS encoding helix-turn-helix transcriptional regulator — protein sequence MAPTDDEQSANHRVVCHLDRLLADRRMTLTELADRAGVTVVNLSVLKNDRARAVRFSTLTAICDVLHCQPGDLFSVRPTEPPVPGPQAPPP from the coding sequence ATGGCCCCGACCGACGACGAACAGTCCGCCAATCACCGGGTGGTCTGCCACCTCGACCGGCTGCTCGCCGACCGCCGGATGACCCTCACCGAACTCGCCGACCGGGCCGGAGTCACCGTGGTCAACCTGTCGGTGTTAAAGAATGACCGGGCCAGAGCGGTCCGGTTCTCCACTCTGACCGCCATCTGCGACGTGCTGCACTGCCAGCCCGGTGACCTGTTCAGCGTGCGCCCCACCGAGCCGCCCGTACCGGGTCCCCAGGCTCCGCCCCCGTGA
- a CDS encoding CPBP family intramembrane glutamic endopeptidase gives MTIPVPVRSAGVFLAGALICFVGPPLAMGLFAADGVPAVLVAVAVAELVSAAALIAWWLRRHGLPRRSLGLTSRHWRRDMLIAVATVPPRLLLEFGVLMPAAGGEANPEVQEILRMSAAGPAALAATIFLGIVGGGIAEELYFRGFLLGAIPQRSARPRVALWVAAVVSVVLFGVLHLPASALDGLSITVAGLVYTGLFLATRRLTAPMVAHALWNAAALGTVLLSYG, from the coding sequence ATGACCATCCCCGTTCCCGTCCGCTCCGCCGGGGTGTTCCTGGCCGGCGCGCTCATCTGCTTCGTCGGCCCACCGCTGGCCATGGGACTCTTCGCGGCCGACGGGGTGCCGGCGGTGCTGGTCGCGGTCGCCGTCGCCGAACTGGTGTCGGCCGCCGCCCTCATCGCCTGGTGGTTACGCCGCCACGGGCTGCCCCGCCGAAGTCTCGGCCTGACCTCGCGGCACTGGCGGCGGGACATGCTGATCGCGGTGGCCACCGTTCCACCCCGCCTGCTACTGGAGTTCGGGGTGCTGATGCCGGCGGCCGGCGGCGAAGCCAACCCGGAGGTCCAGGAGATCCTGCGCATGTCCGCCGCCGGGCCGGCCGCGTTGGCCGCCACCATCTTCCTGGGGATCGTCGGCGGCGGCATCGCCGAGGAGCTGTACTTCCGCGGGTTCCTGCTCGGGGCGATCCCGCAGCGGTCCGCCCGCCCCCGGGTGGCGCTGTGGGTGGCGGCGGTCGTCTCGGTGGTCCTGTTCGGCGTGCTGCACCTGCCGGCCAGCGCGCTGGACGGGCTGTCCATCACCGTCGCCGGTCTGGTCTACACCGGGCTGTTCCTGGCCACCCGCCGGCTGACCGCGCCCATGGTGGCCCACGCGCTGTGGAACGCCGCCGCGCTCGGCACGGTCCTGCTCAGCTACGGCTGA
- a CDS encoding alkaline phosphatase PhoX has product MPSSRRTLLAGGAAGAAGVGLAVAGGLPSLAQAHPGRSHPPRGGGHVPFPPLVDDPAGILALPEGFRYTVVTRTGVTRLDRGQGLTPAEHDGMAVFDAGRGRYTLIQNHELGPGAEFGVPHVPGTVYDPGAVDAGGCTVIRTDRAGRNLGEFVAISGTVDNCAGGPTPWGTWLTCEETDDRAGDEWDEDGRTGTYQKDHGYVFEVWADGRADPTPIKCLGRYAHEALAVDKDRTKIYLSEDADEPNGLFYRWTAPRRVKLGPGVLTRLAPDAGTLAAMQIIMDDGSVLPDVAYLTSAQLGRPFPVRWIEVPERDARTTPLREQFADGQVTRGRKFEGVWGTDRGVYVVNSYAWEDGDLPADAAPHDGMVWFYDYRAETIQLVTYFPHQTSSEEGTPPKYSDLTFDGPDNVTVTPWGSLVLAEDGSGASHVLSSVPGGPTYAIARNQLNDSEFCGPVFTDDGKVLFVNMQDPGLTLAITGPWEKYLG; this is encoded by the coding sequence GTGCCTTCCTCCCGTCGTACCTTGCTCGCCGGTGGTGCCGCCGGCGCCGCTGGCGTCGGCCTCGCCGTCGCCGGTGGCCTTCCGTCGCTGGCCCAGGCCCACCCCGGCCGAAGCCACCCGCCGAGAGGCGGCGGCCACGTACCGTTCCCGCCGCTGGTGGACGACCCCGCCGGCATCCTCGCCCTGCCCGAGGGGTTCCGCTACACCGTGGTCACCCGGACGGGCGTCACCCGGCTCGACCGCGGCCAGGGCCTGACCCCGGCCGAGCACGACGGCATGGCCGTTTTCGACGCCGGACGCGGCCGGTACACCTTGATCCAGAACCACGAGCTCGGCCCAGGGGCCGAGTTCGGCGTACCGCATGTCCCGGGCACCGTCTACGACCCGGGCGCGGTCGACGCCGGCGGCTGCACGGTGATCAGGACCGACCGGGCGGGGCGCAACCTCGGCGAGTTCGTCGCCATCTCCGGCACCGTCGACAACTGCGCGGGCGGGCCGACCCCGTGGGGAACCTGGCTGACCTGCGAGGAGACCGACGACCGGGCCGGCGACGAGTGGGACGAGGACGGCCGCACCGGCACGTACCAGAAGGACCACGGCTACGTCTTCGAGGTCTGGGCCGACGGCCGCGCCGACCCGACACCGATCAAATGCCTGGGCCGGTACGCCCACGAGGCGCTGGCGGTCGACAAGGACCGTACGAAGATCTACCTGTCCGAGGACGCCGACGAGCCGAACGGCCTGTTCTACCGGTGGACCGCGCCGCGCCGCGTCAAGCTCGGCCCCGGCGTGCTGACCCGGCTCGCCCCGGACGCCGGCACCCTCGCCGCGATGCAGATCATCATGGACGACGGCTCGGTGCTGCCGGACGTCGCCTACCTGACCTCCGCGCAGCTGGGCCGGCCGTTCCCCGTACGGTGGATCGAGGTGCCGGAACGCGACGCCCGGACCACTCCCCTGCGCGAGCAGTTCGCCGACGGTCAGGTCACCCGGGGCCGCAAGTTCGAAGGTGTGTGGGGCACCGACCGAGGCGTGTACGTGGTCAACTCGTACGCCTGGGAGGACGGTGACCTGCCGGCGGACGCCGCCCCGCACGACGGCATGGTCTGGTTCTACGACTACCGGGCCGAGACCATCCAGCTGGTCACGTACTTTCCGCACCAGACCTCGTCGGAGGAGGGTACGCCGCCGAAGTACAGCGATCTGACCTTCGACGGGCCGGACAACGTGACCGTCACCCCGTGGGGCAGCCTGGTGCTGGCCGAGGACGGCTCGGGCGCGTCCCACGTGCTCAGCTCGGTCCCGGGCGGGCCCACCTACGCGATCGCCCGCAACCAGCTCAACGACTCGGAGTTCTGCGGGCCGGTCTTCACCGACGACGGCAAGGTGCTCTTCGTCAACATGCAGGACCCCGGCCTCACCCTGGCCATCACCGGCCCGTGGGAGAAGTACCTGGGCTGA